The following nucleotide sequence is from Mytilus edulis chromosome 13, xbMytEdul2.2, whole genome shotgun sequence.
AATATGTGGTTGAGggtaattaaaaattaaatcaatgGAGGAATTAATCTCAGTCTACAAAAAGTCACGTCCGATTGAACTTTTTAAGTTTATTAGTTTTATCACgtgtaaatataaaagaaataaaaaaaatatgtttctgtTAAAATCAAATGCAATCGTCAAAGacctgataaaataaaataaaaaggaccAAATATCCAACTTGGAGAAGGATTTAAGCTAAGGAATAGATGTTTGCTTAGTTTGCCAGGTATCTACAGAATTCTAGTCTAGTTTTCAtagttgaaaaaaatgaaatttgccTATTAACAGCTGGAATCGTGCCCATTTCACTCTTTTGATGGTGTTCGCTGCTACTAGTACTGCTGCTTCAGGTCGGGTATTGCTGATGCTGCTGCTGTTCTAGTGATGTGTATTGCTGTTACTACGCATGCTAAAGCTCAGGGGTTCATTACCAATGTCGATTCAAACCTTTTTCAAATTGTTGCTTATGTTTCTGTACTAAACAAGCTGTAACTTAATAGTCACAGTGAAGATTTCATGACCTAAAGATAGATTTTGTTTCAGGTAGGGCCTTCCAGTGGCTTTCGCCTTGTTCACTTAACACATCTTATTCATAGTAGAATACTTCATGTACTTATCGACATTTACTTTATTATCAACCCTTGTGTTGACTATGAAATGAAGGTTAGCATTTAATGACTTTGTTGTTTTCGATAGGTACTTGCAATTAACAAACGTAATCAATTAAGTGGATAATGTATGAGACTAAAACTagtcaataaacaataaattcaaaaaTAACATGCTTTGGGAAAAAACCTGCTATAAAGTTGATGACTATTTTAAGGAGGCTATTTTGCACTGTTACACCGGGCAATATAACCTCATGGTTAAAGATTAATACTTACGCAATTTGAATATCTTTGATGGAACCTAGCAAACGTTCGACTTCCTTTGATATAGTGTTTTGTTCAGCTGTCCTCCTTTATACATCTCTGAAATAATAAACTAATTTCTCCTCTAGATTAGTACAGTTTTGGCATAGGCTGAAAGAATAGTTTAATTTGTAATAGATGAAAAGTAAACGAATAAGATTAACGCATTTTGTAATGTCAAAATAGAaagtttaaaatagaaaaatgaaaacatatacTTTTTCGTAAAGCTTTTTTTCTCAACCAACCATCAATGTCGATGACCGGATATGAAGCTTACTAACTCATTTGTTATGCTGAATTGGGAAATAGACAATTATGTACAGGCAACTAGACTGTTGGCTTCATTTTTTAAGAATAgtctatacatgtacaattataacTGGTCCAAAACAATAATCTAATCAAACATTTGAGGATTCCGAAGTTGGTTTGTCAAATAAATTACTTGCTTCAAAAGTCATATGAACAGAACAAATTAAAACAGCATAATATAGAATGTATGGTCACCATCTTAATCGGTTCTTTGACATGAGATGATTATACTTTAATGTTCGATAATATTCCCTTGGGCGATGTTTATTACTTCTTCCTTGTCGATTTTTCATCTGTTTACTACTGTTTCTTAATTATTACCTTATCACATTAAAAAAGTTGTCTGTTCTAGTTATGAATATGTTTGTTCGCGTTGTTTGTAGGTTCACTCTTTTGTACATTTTATGCACTTCTCTATGACGCTTAATGGAAACTGAACAGTAGCATTAGTTCATAGGAAATTATACATTACCTCATGTCTGTTTTTGATTGAATATATTCTAAGATTTCCTTGCACAGCATTTTTTTGTCAACAAAAGGCACAGTCGGAAACGTCGGTTCCTTTGGAATATCGTCTAGGCAAGTGATATCTTTATCAATAGCGGTATAGAGTTTATAAAATGTAGTATCATGTTTTTCACATAAAACATTTTGTAGTTCCGTTAAAACTTGAACATATTGATCGTGAATGCGATCAGTGTTTTTTAAGAACTGATCTATGCATTGTTGTTCAATGCTTTCATTATCTTCAACTTCTGTTTTCTTGATATCTCTTTTTGACTTAATAAATGTCTCAAGGTCATCACATGTTGATATAATATCAGCAATATTCTGGTGACTGGCATTGTGTAGTTTTTCAGTGTGTTTGGCTCGTACACTATCTTTTAAACTAGAAATATTATTGATTtgagatttcaatttttgtagaGCTATTTGCGCAGCTTCCCTTTTGCCTGGTACGATCTCAGAAATTTCAGAAAAGGAATGACCTTTATGTGATGATGTTACACACTTCCCGCATATAAGATCACTACATTTTGcacaataatataaatattccTTTTCATGTGTAACACACCTGGACTTATCGCTATTTACGTTTGAAAGGTCGATACCATTAATATCCGTTATAGTATGTCCACTTACAGCTGGTATCTTATCATGTCTTTCGCGACAAACTGCACACAATGCATGCTGACAATCATAACAATAGAAAACACTGTACTTGTCTGTACAAATGTAGCATTTTTGAGCAGATGTCTGTGCCATTTTACTCAAATCGAAAACGGAAGTTCAATAGTTTTATTTGCCACGTAATCTATttgtaaatttatcatttataGATACAAGTTACCGTATTATTTATAGCTCTATATAATTGAACGGATAAACGCAGGTTGGAAAACGAAAATAGAATtatagttaaataaaaaaaaatcattatcctTTACATTGTGGTCCCATTCCctaaagtaaatatttatttcagtgGACAAGTGGAAACGAAGGGAAAGTTTTGAGCTCCGAAATGTTCATTTTAAGGTGATATAGAATTAGAAACTTGAGAATTCAAATAATGGTATATTTTTCTTCAACAAACATCCATTGAAATATTGAATAGGAAGTACTTTTTTTTTGCTAAGTGTTTTGGGTTGTATAAGCATCTTTATATACAAATAGGAGATATGGGGCGATTGCTGATAATAAATTGCAGTTAGCACTTCATAAATTCAGTCTGCACAAAACGATTTTGCAAACCCGGATGCATATACGTATATACGCTAAAACAGGAGAAgccatttgattaaaaaaaaaacagattagcAAAGTTTATTAAATGTGCGTTCAGGAATAGGAACCATggttattttcaataatttttgatATATGAACGTGAAATTGAAAAGAAAGACAAGCTTATATTTAGACAGAATGACCACTGAGGCAAAGTTAACACAAAAAACTAACAGTCTAATGCATCGATATTGACAAAGTTCTTGTAAATAAAAtcaccatttttattttaatttaggctGTCCGAACTATTCATATAAGAGACTGATTGAACTAGTTAACAAgtttatgtattatatatcaaTGGAAAGAAAGAGGTGTGACAATGTTGCTGATCGATCCTTTACGTTATGTAAAAAAGACAAAACCAGGAGGTGAGAGATCTAAAGAAAACAAACGTAGCTATA
It contains:
- the LOC139500398 gene encoding tripartite motif-containing protein 5-like, yielding MAQTSAQKCYICTDKYSVFYCYDCQHALCAVCRERHDKIPAVSGHTITDINGIDLSNVNSDKSRCVTHEKEYLYYCAKCSDLICGKCVTSSHKGHSFSEISEIVPGKREAAQIALQKLKSQINNISSLKDSVRAKHTEKLHNASHQNIADIISTCDDLETFIKSKRDIKKTEVEDNESIEQQCIDQFLKNTDRIHDQYVQVLTELQNVLCEKHDTTFYKLYTAIDKDITCLDDIPKEPTFPTVPFVDKKMLCKEILEYIQSKTDMR